TGAGTAAAGCTCCGTTACGACCAGCACCAATAAGAGTACTTGGATTTTTGGGCATATAGTACTGCACTTTTAGGGGTGCATCAGCGTTACTCTCTTGTAAAAGCCTCATAATGCGCTGGCGGTAAGGTCGATCTAGGTTGACAATATTAGCTTGTTCGGCAAATATTGTAAGACTGTCTTCTTGAAACAGAGGGACTGGTCTTTGCCACAGACGCAGGTGAACGTACCAAGCCGACTCTGCAAGAGCTTGTTCTCGATTATCAAATTCACCAGCCAGATAATGAGCTAGAGCGAGAAGTTGTGGTGAAAAGGTCGTCATAGGTTGCGATGCACTGGCAAAATAGGGAATTCAACTCATTTAAGGTGTAAGAAACCGTAAATAATTACATATTATGGCTAGGTAACAACTAAAATGATCCCGAATTTTAAATGACTTGGACTCAAGTAGAAAACTAAACTTGGCAAAGTGGCACTAAAGCGAGAGAATAATAATACGTCGCCCTTGTAATTTGCTTTGTGAATAACGTCCGTACCGTATCTGATACTAAGCGAACTTTCTACAACCTTCACACCCGTCCTATAAACACCATTTATCGTCGGGTGGTAGAAGAGTTAATGGTGGAAATGCACCTACTGTCAGTGAATGTTGATTTTAGCTACGATCCTATTTATGCGTTGGGCGTCGTCACCACCTTTGACCGCTTCATGCAAGGCTATCAGCCAGAACGGGATAAAGAGTCGATTTTTAACGCCCTCCTTCACGCTGTAGAAGAAGACCAAGAGCGCTACAAACAGGATGCTCAACGTTTGCAAGCATTAGCAACAAGCTTAAGCGCTTCAGAACTGATTGCATGGTTAAGTCAGGAAACTCTTTCATCCCGAGATGCTGACTTTCAAGGCTCACTGCAAGCAATAGCCAACAATGGTACATTTAAATACAGTCGCTTGTTTGCGATTGGTTTATTCTCTCTATTAGAACAATCAGATCCAGAACTAGTCAAAGACGAAAAGAAACGCACTGAGGCACTCAAAAGAATTGCCACTGGCTTGCATATGTCTGATGACAAACTCAATAAAGATTTAGAGATATACCGCTCTAATATAGATAAGATGTCACAAGCCTTGACAGTTATGTCAGATATGGTCTCAGCAGAGCGAAAAAGACGGGAACAGCGTACTCAGCAATCAAGTACGACAGTGACTCCCCCAACGACTAATGAATAATTAGGAAAGTGAATTATAAATGATGAATTAAGAAAGTTGACTGATCATTCATCATTCATAATTCACCTTACGCCTAGCCTCAGAACGCTAATAATTTATATATAAGGCTACTGATGACTGAGAGCGCAAATGCTCCTATAACAGCGCTCCAAATACCGAAACGCAAGCGAAATCCTTGTACTAACCAGGCTGCAAGTCCAAAACAAACAACGGAAATAATAAAAGTAAAAAAGCCCGATAGCAAATCAAACGTGAAGATATTAGGGACTGCAAATACGACACGTAAAATCGGTCTGACCAATGCTGTCACAATTCCTAAAACTGCTGCGGAGTTGACATCCTCCCCGCCCTACAGGGTGGCGGAGGATGTCAAATATCTTTAGGTTTTGGCAACAAAAGAACGAGAGGACAAACAAGAGCAGGGGAAGCAGGGGAAGCAAGGGAAACAGGGGGAGAAAATACTTCCTCATCTCCCCATCTTCGCATCTGCCATTTCCCCATGACCTATTAGGCGCAGTATTAGTTTGTCCAGCAGGCGATATGGGATAAGAAGTCCCAGAATTAACTGGGGTAACACCTTGGTTAGTCTAAGGTTGATTAGGTGCTGTGGGAAGATTGAAACTAGGGCTGCTTTGTGGATTGATGGGAGTTATGGGCGCGGAGTTTGGTAGAGGTGCAGTTCCAGGAACACCAGGATTAGTTGGAGCATAAGGAGAAGTTGGCAGAGGCGAGTTTGTGGGTGGATTAGAGGAAGATGGTGTAGTGACAAAAGATATGCGATCGCCTCCCACTTGTCGCCACAAGTCTATGATTTCTATAACATCATTGTATGTCGCTGTCTGACTGACTTTTAGAGCCAAAATAGCGTTGGGAGTTTGTTGGAGATATTTCTGAAAAGCTTCTTTGATCTGTTCCCGTTTTACTAGACCATTGTCTATGTAAGTCTGACCAATAGCATCGATAGTCAAAGTTAATATTTGCCGTTGAACTTGTGCGTTCGCTCCGACAGTTGTAGATGCCGTACTAGTATTGGATTTAGGTAAATTAATACTTATCTCCTCTTGGCGGGTGAATTGCAAAGCCGCCAAAAGAAAAAATGTCAGTATACAAAAAACGACATCTATTAACGGAATGATTTGAATTTGAACTTCTTCGACTGGAGTGTGCAGGTTAACTTTCATTGTCTTGCTCTCATACCTGGGTTAGGGGCTTTTTTCTTAACTATCGTTTGGTTCTGACAAATCAGAGTCTGGTGGTGGTTCAGGTGTTTGAGAAAACTTGGGTCTGCCTTTTTTCCGAGGCGAATTCAAGTTATTCCGAGGAGATTCCCCTATAATTGTCGAAGGGATGACTCTATTTTCAGGTGTAGTATTTCTATAGTCAGGGGGAGACTGCCGATACAGCAACTCCATGTCATTGCCTGCCCTACGAAAAATTTTGACTTGGTTAACGACAAGAGCTTGAAATAGGCGGTAAAATGCCAAACTGGTGATAGCAACAATGAGTCCTGCTGCTGTACTAATGAGGGATTCCCCAATACCTGTAGTGACTCCAGCTGTGGATTCGGTTCCTAAATCACCAATGCGAATTGAGCGTAGAGACTGGATCAATCCTAAAACCGTACCTAACAATCCCAACAAGGGCGAAAGGGCAATGACAGCTTCCAAGAGTTTTTCGCCTCGTCGCATTCCAGCCAATTCGTCTTCTGCTGTTGCTTCTAGCGCAAGTCGAAAACTTTCTGCATCACTTTTTGGTAAGCTTAAAGGCGCATAGAGAAACCGTCCGATAGGCTGGTTCGTTGCTTGTCTGGCAATGTCAGTAGCCGACACCCAATCTACACGAGCTGCATCCAAAACGCGCTCAACTATTTCCTTTTCCTGGTTTAAAATTCGCAACCAGAACCACAAACGCTCAAAAATGACACTTAAAGATAAAATCGACAGGGCAAGCAATGGCCACATT
The sequence above is a segment of the Mastigocladopsis repens PCC 10914 genome. Coding sequences within it:
- a CDS encoding chromophore lyase CpcT/CpeT, which produces MTTFSPQLLALAHYLAGEFDNREQALAESAWYVHLRLWQRPVPLFQEDSLTIFAEQANIVNLDRPYRQRIMRLLQESNADAPLKVQYYMPKNPSTLIGAGRNGALLNTLTPDDLELLPSCVLNVTQKFLAPNRYNFAATPPPDTRCCFSVGDNIIQVSLGFEVSHDKFLSYDKGIDPTTGKATWGAILGPYCYTKREQY
- the psb29 gene encoding photosystem II biogenesis protein Psp29 — translated: MNNVRTVSDTKRTFYNLHTRPINTIYRRVVEELMVEMHLLSVNVDFSYDPIYALGVVTTFDRFMQGYQPERDKESIFNALLHAVEEDQERYKQDAQRLQALATSLSASELIAWLSQETLSSRDADFQGSLQAIANNGTFKYSRLFAIGLFSLLEQSDPELVKDEKKRTEALKRIATGLHMSDDKLNKDLEIYRSNIDKMSQALTVMSDMVSAERKRREQRTQQSSTTVTPPTTNE
- a CDS encoding ExbD/TolR family protein, with amino-acid sequence MKVNLHTPVEEVQIQIIPLIDVVFCILTFFLLAALQFTRQEEISINLPKSNTSTASTTVGANAQVQRQILTLTIDAIGQTYIDNGLVKREQIKEAFQKYLQQTPNAILALKVSQTATYNDVIEIIDLWRQVGGDRISFVTTPSSSNPPTNSPLPTSPYAPTNPGVPGTAPLPNSAPITPINPQSSPSFNLPTAPNQP
- a CDS encoding MotA/TolQ/ExbB proton channel family protein; this translates as MDILDLFKKGGPAMWPLLALSILSLSVIFERLWFWLRILNQEKEIVERVLDAARVDWVSATDIARQATNQPIGRFLYAPLSLPKSDAESFRLALEATAEDELAGMRRGEKLLEAVIALSPLLGLLGTVLGLIQSLRSIRIGDLGTESTAGVTTGIGESLISTAAGLIVAITSLAFYRLFQALVVNQVKIFRRAGNDMELLYRQSPPDYRNTTPENRVIPSTIIGESPRNNLNSPRKKGRPKFSQTPEPPPDSDLSEPNDS